AGCTTTAGAAGCTGTGGAATCGACACGATAATCATTATTGTCGTTGTAAAAGGAATGTTCACTAACTTCATCTGGCCAGATACCTTCTGCAATTCTAATCATCCATAAGAATTTATTCAAGTCATCACCTGAGAAACCTAATAAACCACCAAATACAACTAAAACATAATCAACGTCATGTTCTTTTAATAGCTTATACGATTTTTCCTCTGGAGATGCTAGAGCTTTACCAACGATAGCAATATGTGTGTTATTCCAAGTATTGTTATCTACTAGAGTAGTTCTATCAGCCATTCCACCAATTTGATAACCGTAGTCCCACCAGGCCGCAACTTTAGCGTCTTCGTCTGTGTTCATTCTTAGCCAATAGTAAGCTTCACGGAAGTCATCGATTAATGCAGGTTCACCAGATCTCGTTGTTGATGGTAACACAACGGATGGAGAAGAATAAGCATTTCTGGTAACCCAAGTACAATGTAAAACAAATAGGAAAAGATAGAAAATGAATGTACCAGAAACGATAAAATGAGTTGCAATAGTGCCCAACTTTAGTTGACCAGTAGTTTTGTCTCTAATTGAATCATCAGAGAAGTTTAGATAAATATCGAAAATCTTTGATAAAGCAACAGCGGCGCAAACACAAATAATTGGAGTTAAAGTCAACATTAATCTAATCATAACACCTGTGAAGTACGAACATAGAACGGCGTAAGCAATGACAAAGACATGTTCATCCTTTAGGTCTAAGAATAACAAAAAGACACCAGCTGGGAATAACCAGATTAGGAAATGAGTGTCAAAGAAGAAAGCTGGCCATGCGACAGGTTGATGTTCTGAAACAGAGGCAATGATTGGAATATGGATCTTTGCGTAATTTGTATCCCACAGAGAGTAAAATCTACCAGTCCATGGAGCGATGAAACCAAAATAGGTTAAAGTGAATAAACCGATAACACCAAcagataaaataatgatcATTGAGACGATCATTATTGCtctaaatttatttgaagaaactTGAGATTTGACAAAATTACCAAAAGCTACAATTTGAATCAAACCAAAGACACCTAGAGCAGCCATATGATCATTTGATCTGATTGGGAGGAAACCAACGAATGGGATTTGCATAGACGCCAAAGTACCAATAGCATACCAAGTAGTGTATGCACTATATAGACGGTTATTGTAACGGCCCATGAGgatcaaaatgaaaatatgtAGTGGAATCAAATTAGTGATGAAAACGTAACCACCCCAAGCTGAGACCATGTAAAAGTAGAAAACTGCGGTGAGGGCAGAGTAAAGGATGGAACCAGTCTTGGCGGCTTTAATCCAGAACATGAAGGTGACCATTAACAACGTAATAGCAATAGCTTCATTATCGTATGCGCCAGCGACGGATCTGGAGATGTAACCAGGAACAATCGCCATGAATGCAGCAGCAAACAGACCTGCTCTGGAGTCcttgatttcttttgtgAATTCATAAGTGGCCCAAGCTGTGAAGCCCGCAAAACCAGGAGCAAACAAGACACAGATATTTCTGATGTCAATTGGTAGACCAATCTTTCTAAACAGATGCCATATGGCGGCACTTGTAGTCATCAAACCCGGGTACAAAGTACCACCTGTAACTCTTCCTAGTGGGTACCATGTTCTATCATCGAACCAATTCAAGAAatctttgaaattgttcTCTACCAAATATTTAGTGGCTCTGAAATTGAACCATGGATCGAATTCATGAATAATAGATTCGAATTTAATAACGGAGAAAAGTCTTGACGAAATCGCAGCACCAAATATCGTAATAAAGATAGTAATCATCAATATCGATTGGACCCATTGGATGACCCAATTGTCCTTGCTAAACTGTTTTTCAACCATTTGATCGTCTTTCttatattgtattttcgacttcaattcaattaaaataaattaagttaaattaaat
The Tetrapisispora phaffii CBS 4417 chromosome 11, complete genome DNA segment above includes these coding regions:
- the STT3 gene encoding dolichyl-diphosphooligosaccharide--protein glycosyltransferase subunit STT3 (similar to Saccharomyces cerevisiae STT3 (YGL022W); ancestral locus Anc_4.98), whose amino-acid sequence is MVEKQFSKDNWVIQWVQSILMITIFITIFGAAISSRLFSVIKFESIIHEFDPWFNFRATKYLVENNFKDFLNWFDDRTWYPLGRVTGGTLYPGLMTTSAAIWHLFRKIGLPIDIRNICVLFAPGFAGFTAWATYEFTKEIKDSRAGLFAAAFMAIVPGYISRSVAGAYDNEAIAITLLMVTFMFWIKAAKTGSILYSALTAVFYFYMVSAWGGYVFITNLIPLHIFILILMGRYNNRLYSAYTTWYAIGTLASMQIPFVGFLPIRSNDHMAALGVFGLIQIVAFGNFVKSQVSSNKFRAIMIVSMIIILSVGVIGLFTLTYFGFIAPWTGRFYSLWDTNYAKIHIPIIASVSEHQPVAWPAFFFDTHFLIWLFPAGVFLLFLDLKDEHVFVIAYAVLCSYFTGVMIRLMLTLTPIICVCAAVALSKIFDIYLNFSDDSIRDKTTGQLKLGTIATHFIVSGTFIFYLFLFVLHCTWVTRNAYSSPSVVLPSTTRSGEPALIDDFREAYYWLRMNTDEDAKVAAWWDYGYQIGGMADRTTLVDNNTWNNTHIAIVGKALASPEEKSYKLLKEHDVDYVLVVFGGLLGFSGDDLNKFLWMIRIAEGIWPDEVSEHSFYNDNNDYRVDSTASKAMRESVMYKMSFQGFTDIMGHGTGQDKVRGQTLQEGDVLPLDYFEEAFTSENWLVRLYKLKDLDAEGRDLHEASEFERANTKALKRKASKKPDLDLRI